CTCGGAGACCAGCGGGCGCTGGTCGATCAGCTGGAGGACGCGCTCGACCCCGGCGCGGGCCTGCTGGCCGACGGTGATCACCATGGCGAGCATCCGGACCGGGCCGGTCATCTGCGCCAGGTAGGTGGAGAAGGCGACGAAGGTGCCGAGCGTGACGTCTCCCCGGACGGCCAGCCAGCCGCCGACGGCGAGCACCGCGACCTGCCCGAGCGCGGGGACGGCCTGCATCGCCGGGGTGTAGCGGGCGTTCAGCTTGATCGAGCGCAGCCGGGCCGCGAACAGCTCGTGCGAGGCGCGCTCCAGCTTGCCGCGCTCCTGCGCCTCCTGGCCGAAGCCCTTGACCACCCGGACGCCGCCGATCGCGGCGTCGACCACGCCCGCGACCTCGGCGGCCTGCTGCTGGGCGGCCCAGGTGGCGGGGAACAAGCGCTTGCGGCTGCGCGTGGCCAGCCACCACAGGGCCGGGCCCATCACCAGGGCGATCAGGGTGAGCGGCGGGGAGAGCCAGAGCATGACCACCAGCGACATGCCGAACATCAGGGCGTAGCCCGTCATCATCGGCAGCATCGAGAGCAGGCCGTTGACGAGCTGCAGGTCGGAGGTGGCCCGGCCGACCACCTGGCCGGTGTCCAGCCGGTCCTGCCGGTGCCCGTCGAGCCTGGTCAGCGACCGGAACAGGTCGGCGCGCAGGTCGTGCTGGACGTCCAGCGCGAGCTGTCCGCCGTAGTAGCGCCGGACCTGGGTGCAGAGGAACACCACCGCAGCCGCGACCAGCAGCAGCACCGCCCACGGGGTGAGCGGACGGCTGTGCGTGGTGATCACGTCGTCGATGATCAGCTTGGTGATGAGCGGGACGATCGCGGTGACCGCCATGCCCACCAGGGACGCCCCGAAGGACAGCGACAGGTTGCGACGGTACCGCCAGCAGTAGCCGCCGAGCCGGCGGAGCCAACTTCGCTCTGGGAAACCATGAGTCTCGGGCATATTTAGTGATGCTAACCATTCGGCCGGGCGAGCGTCCATCGGGTTCGAGGGCGCTGGAAGGCTGAACGACTCCGGGCCGAGCTTCCTTCCCGTCTACAGATTGCCCGCGCCGCACCGGGGTGCGCCTCATGCGATCGGCTAGACCTGGGTCAGCCGATCGTCCTAGGCGGAGGGTGTAGCCAGCCTTACCCCGGCCGGCCGCCGAGGACCGCCGGGGGTCGCCGTCCGCAGGTCAGGCGGTCGGGCGGGCCCCTTCCACCTCGGCGGCGGCGGCCGCGAACGCCCCCTGCGCCAGCGCGCGCAGCAGGGCCGCCATGCTGTCGCGGGCCAGTCCGGTCCGCTCGGAGCCGGCATCGGCCTGGGCTCCCGGGGTGGCCTGGCCGCTCTGGGCCGACTGCGGCGCGGCGCTGTGCGGGGTGGAGTTGAGCAGGCCGAACACCGCGTGCACGGCGGCGCGGGCGACCGGCTCCGCCTCGGGCGCGGCCAGCGGCGGGAACGCCTCGCGCACCACCGTGACCCACAGTTCGACGTAGCCGCGCTGGAGCCGGCGCACCCGGCGGCGGTCCGTCTCCTTGAGGTGGAGCAGTTCGCGGTCGTGGAGGGTGATCAGGTCCCGGTCGTCGAGGGCGAAGTCGACGTGCCCGTCGATCAGGGAGTCCAGTGCGGCGCGCGGCCCGTCGGCCTCGCCCTCGCGGCGGCGCCCCTCCTCCAGCAGGCGCTCGCTGATGCCGACCAGGAGGTCGGCGAGCATCGCGTCCTTGCCGGCGAAGTGGCGGTACAGGCCGGGGCCGCTGATGCCGACCGCCTTGCCGATCTCGTCGACGCCGACGCCCAGGAACCCGCGGGCTGCGAACAGCCTGGCGGCCTCTTTCCGGATCTGGTCACGGCGTGGGAGCGCGGGGGCGGGAGCGCGGTTGGGCATGCTGCCCATCGTAGACAGTCGGGTTATCGGTGGTTAACCTGGCCACAGAGTTAACGCTCATTAACACGGGCTGGCCGGCTCGCCCTTCGGCCTGCCCGGATCCGAATCCGAGGGCAAGGGAGCTCTTGGGATGGTCCTCTCTTCGGCACAGACCCCTCCGTGGTCCTCCGCCCCTGCGCGGGACGCGGGCCCGGCGGCGCCGGACGCCCCGCCCTTCCGGGCCGCCGACGCACCGGCGCCCCGGCTGGAGAGCACGGTCGACCCGTCCTCCCCGGCCGGGCTGGCCAATGCCCGGGCCCACCGGGAGCTGGTCGCCGAGCTGCGCGGCAAGCTCGCGGCGGCGGCGCTCGGCGGCGGCGAGAAGGCGCGCGCCAAGCACGTCGCCCGCGGCAAACTGCTCCCCCGGGAACGGGTGGACACCCTGCTGGACCCCGGCTCGCCGTTCCTCGAACTGGCGCCGCTGGCCGCCGACGGGCTGTACGACGGCGCCGCCCCGGCCGCCGGGGTGATCGCCGGCATCGGCCGGGTCGCCGGGCGCGAGGTCCTGGTGGTGGCGAACGACGCCACGGTCAAGGGCGGCACGTACTACCCGATGACGGTGAAGAAGCACCTGCGCGCGCAGGAGGTGGCCCTGGAGAACCGGCTGCCCTGCGTCTACCTGGTGGACTCCGGCGGGGCGTTCCTGCCGATGCAGGACGAGGTGTTCCCCGACCGCGACCACTTCGGCCGGATCTTCTACAACCAGGCGCGCCTGTCCGCCGCCGGGATCCCGCAGATCGCGGCGGTGCTGGGCTCCTGCACCGCGGGCGGCGCGTACGTCCCGGCGATGAGCGACGAGGCGGTGATCGTCCGCAACCAGGGCACCATCTTCCTGGGCGGCCCCCCGCTGGTGAAGGCCGCCACCGGCGAGGTGGTGACCGCCGAGGAGCTGGGCGGCGGCGACCTCCACTCCCGCACCTCGGGCGTGACCGACCACCTCGCGGAGGACGACGCGCACGCCCTCTCCATCGTCCGCACCATCGTGGCCGGGCTCGGCCCGCGCGCCGCCAGGCCGTGGCCGCTCGCCCCGGTCGAGCCGCCCGCGGTCGACCCGGCCGGGTTGTACTGCGTGGTGCCGGTGGACCCGCGCACCCCCTACGACGTGCGCGAGGTGATCGCTCGGCTGGTGGACGGCAGCCGGTTCGCCGAGTTCAAGGCCGAGTACGGCACCACCCTGGTGACCGGCTTCGCCCGGATCCACGGCCACCCCGTCGGCATCGTCGCCAACAACGGCGTGCTGTTCGCCGAGTCCGCGCTCAAGGGCGCGCACTTCGTGGAACTGTGCGACCAGCGCGGCATCCCCCTCCTCTTCCTGCAGAACATCACCGGGTTCATGGTGGGCCGCCAGTACGAGGCCGGCGGCATCGCCAAGCACGGCGCCAAGATGGTCACCGCGGTGGCCTGCACCCGGGTGCCCAAGCTGACGGTGGTGATCGGCGGCTCGTACGGGGCGGGCAACTACTCGATGTGCGGGCGGGCCTACTCACCCCGCTTCCTGTGGATGTGGCCGAACGCGAAGATCTCCGTGATGGGCGGGGAGCAGGCGGCGTCGGTGCTGGCCACCGTCCGCCGCGACCAGTTGGAGGCCCGGGGCGAGCCCTGGAGCGCCGAGGACGAGGACGGGTTCAAGCGCCCCGTCCGCGAGCAGTACGAGCGCCAGGGCAACGCGTACTACGCCACCGCCAGGCTGTGGGACGACGGCGTGATCGACCCGCTGCAGACCCGCACGGCGCTCGGGCTGGCGCTCACCGCCTGCGCCAACGCCCCGCTCGCCGAACCGCGCCCGTTCGGGGTCTTCCGGATGTGACGTCCGGCCGGCCGGACCACCGTCAGTGACACACCGTCAACCCGCTCACCGTTCCCTTCGTGACGGAGGAACACCTCTCATGTTCGACACCGTGCTCGTCGCCAACCGCGGCGAGATCGCGCTGCGGGTGATCCGCACCCTGCGGCGGCTGGGCGTGCGGTCGGTCGCCGTGCACAGCGACGCGGACGCCGACGCGCCGCACGTCCGGGCCGCCGACCTCGCGGTCCGGCTCGGGCCCGCCGACCGGAGCGACAGCTCGGCCGCCGAGACCTACCTGCGCTCCGACCTGATCCTGGAGGCCGCCCGCCGGACCGGCGCGCAGGCCGTCCACCCCGGCTACGGGTTCCTGGCCGAGAACTCCGCGTTCGCCGAGGCCTGCGCCGGGGCCGGGCTGGTCTTCATCGGCCCGCCGCCGGCCGCGGTGGAGCTGATGGGCGACAAGATCAACGCCAAGGAGGCCGTCCGGACCGCCGGAGTGCCCGTCGTCCCCGGCAGCGAGGACGGCTCGCCCAGCGACGAGCAGCTGGTCGAGGCGGCGGCCCGGATCGGCTACCCGGTGCTGCTCAAGCCCTCGGCCGGCGGCGGCGGCAAGGGCATGCGGCTGGTCCGCGACCCGGCCGAGCTGCCCGCCGAGCTCGCCGCCGCCCGCCGGGTGGCCCGCACCGCGTTCGGCGACGACACCCTGTTGCTGGAGCGCTGGGTCGACCAGCCCCGGCACATCGAGGTCCAGGTCCTGGCCGACACCCACGGCCGGACCGTCCACCTCGGCGAGCGCGAGTGCAGTCTGCAGCGCCGCCATCAGAAGCTCATCGAAGAGGCCCCTTCCGTCCTGTTGAACCCTCGGACCCGCGCCGCGATGGGCGCGGCCGCGGTGCGCGCCGCCGAGGCCTGCGGCTACACCGGCGCCGGCACGGTCGAGTTCATCGTCCCCGGCGGCGGCTCCGCGGGGCCGGACGGGGACGACGTCCTCGACTTCTTCTTCATGGAGATGAACACCCGCCTCCAGGTGGAACACCCCGTCACCGAACTGGCCGTCGCCGTGGACGGGCCCGAAGGCCCGCAGCGGCTGGACCTGGTCGAGTGGCAGCTGCGCGTCGCCGCGGGCGAGGCACTGCCGTTCGCGCAGTCGGACGTCTCCTTCCTGGGCCACGCGATCGAGGCCCGGATCTGCGCCGAGGACCCGGAACGGGACTTCCTGCCCACCGGCGGCGAGGTACTGCTGCTGGACGAGCCCTCCGGGGAGGGCGTCCGGGTGGACTCCGGAATCGCACCCGGCGACCGGGTCGGCAGCCTGTACGACCCGATGCTCGCCAAGGTGATCGCGTACGGGCCCGACCGCCCGACCGCGATCCGTCGGCTGCGGGCCGCACTCGCCGCGACCCGCATCCTGGGCGTCACCACCAACACCGGCTACCTGCGCCGGCTGCTGGCGCAGCCCGAGGTGACGGCAGGTCTGCTCGACACCGGCCTGGTGGAACGCAGCGCCCAGCAGGACGCCTCCCTGCTGAGCTCCCCGTACACCCGTCCCGGGTCGATCGACCTGCTCTACTTCGCCGCCGCACTGCTGCGGCAGCTCGAACTCGGCCGCGCCGACGCCTCCGACGGCTGGACCGACCCCTTCTCCCTCCCTTCGGGCTGGCGGCTCGGTGGCGAGGCCGCGTGGACCGCGCACCGGCTCCGGCTGCCCGGCCGCGAACCGGTCACCGTGAGCTGCCGAATGATTACCAACGGCGAAGTCGAGGCCGCCAGCGGTTTTTCCGCGACGACCGCCCCCGACTGGGAGGTGCGGCTGGACGGGGGCCCCGCCCGGAGGGCCCGCGCGAGCCGGTCCGGAAACCTGCTCCGCCTTGCGGTTGACGGCCTGCAGGCCACTTTCACGGTCGCTCCTGAGCACACCCCGGACGGTGTCGCCCACTGGCTCGGCGTCGACGGGGACGCCTGGCCCGTTCACCCGTTCGATGCAATCGCGGAGCGCGCCGCGGCCGGCACCGCCCACCACGGCACCCTCACCGCGCCGATGCCCGGGACCGTCACCGTGGTCAAGGTCGAACCCGGCGAACTCGTTCGCCGGGGCCAGGCCCTGCTGGTCCTGGAGGCCATGAAGATGGAGCACGTCATCTCCGCGCCGCACGACGGCACCGTCGCCGACCTGCGGGTCTCCGCCGGAGCGACCGTCGCGATGGACGCGCCCCTGGTGACGGTCGAGGCGGCCGAGGACTCGTCCGCCGCCGAGCCCCTCCCGGAGGCCGCCCGGTGAACGCCGTTCCGTCCGGCTCGGCCGCGCCCGCCGCGACGGCCGAGCCGACCGTCCTGGACCTCGGCCTGCCCCAGCCGGTGCGCGACCCCGGGCTGCCCGCCCGGGTCCGCGTCCACGAGGTCGGCGCGCGCGACGGGCTGCAGAACGAGAGCGCCCTCGTCCCCGTCGAGGTGAAGGCCGAGTTCGTCGCCCGGCTCGCCGCCGCCGGGCTGCGCACCGTCGAGGCCACCAGCTTCGTCCACCCGAAGTGGGTGCCGCAGCTGGCCGACGCCGAGGAGCTGATGCCCCGGCTGGCCGGGCTGCCCGGGCGGTACCCGGGGCTGCGGCTGCCGGTGCTGGTGCCCAACGAGCGCGGCCTGGACCGGGCGCTGGCCCACCACGCCACCGAGGTCGCGGTGTTCGCCAGCGCCACCGAGACCTTCGCCAGGCGCAACCTCAACCGCTCGGCGGACGAGGCGATGGCGATGTTCCGCCCGGTGGTCGAGCGCGCCGCGGAGGCCGGGGTCCCGGTCCGCGGCTACCTGTCGATGTGCTTCGGCGACCCCTGGGAGGGCCCGGTCCCGGTCGAGCAGGTGGTCCGCCACGGCCTGGCGCTGCTGGAGATGGGCTGCGCCGAGCTGAGCCTCGGCGACACGATCGGGGTCGCCACCCCCGGTCACGTCAACGCGCTGATCGACGCGTTCACCCGTTCCGGTGCACCGGTCGAACGGTTGGCGGTGCACTTCCACGACACCTACGGACAGGCCCTCGCCAACACCCTGGCGGCGCTGCGCTCCGGCGTGACCGTGGTGGACGCGTCGGCCGGCGGCCTCGGCGGCTGCCCGTACGCCAAGAGCGCGACGGGCAACCTGGCCACCGAGGACCTCGTCTGGATGCTGAACGGCCTGGGCGTGGAGACCGGCGTGGACCTCGCCGCGCTCGCCGCGACCAGCGGCTGGATGGCCCGTCACCTCGGTCGCCCCAGCCCGTCGAGGACCGTCCGCGCCCTGCTCGGGCCGGCGGACTGATCCCCGACACCCTCCGACTCCCCACCCCACCAGGCCCACCAGGCCGCGATCCCGGGAGGATCAGCCGTGCTCGACCACCGCCTGAGCAGTGAGTACGAGGAACTCCGCCGCACCGTCGCGGAGTTCGCCAACGACGTGGTTGCGCCGAAGATCGGCGAATACTACGAACAGAACGAATTCCCGTACGAAATCGTCCGGGAGATGGGGCGGATGGGCCTGTTCGGGCTGCCCTTCCCGGAGGAGTACGGCGGCATGGGCGGCGACTACTTCGCGCTCTGCCTGGCCCTGGAGGAGCTGGCCCGGGTCGACTCCTCGGTGGCGATCACCCTGGAGGCCGCGGTCTCGCTCGGCGCGATGCCCATCCACCTGTTCGGCACCGAGGAGCAGAAGCGCGAGTGGCTGCCGAAGCTCACCTCCGGCGAGGTGCTCGGCGCCTTCGGCCTGACCGAGCCCGAGGGCGGCACGGACGCCGGGGCGACCCGGACCACCGCGCGCTACGACGAGGCCACCGACGAGTGGGTGATCAACGGCAGCAAGTGCTTCATCACCAACTCCGGCACCGAGGTCACCGGGCTGGTGACCGTCACCGCACTGACCGAACCGATCACACATTCGAGTGATGGATCGGCAAATCCCTCGCCCACCAGGGAAATCTCGTCCATCATCGTTCCCACTGGGACTCCCGGGTTCCAGGTGTCGAAGAAGTACTCGAAGGTCGGGTGGAACGCCTCGGACACCCGCGAACTGTCCTTCACCGACTGTCGAGTGCCCGCGGCCAACCTGCTCGGACGCCGAGGCCGCGGTTACGCCCAGTTCCTGCGCATCCTCGACGAGGGCCGCATCGCCATCGCGGCCCTGGCCACCGGCCTGGCCCAGGGGTGCGTCGACCAGTCCCTCGCGTACGCCGGCACGCGCCGCGCCTTCGGCCGGCCGATCGGCGCCAACCAGGTCATCCAGTTCAAGCTCGCCGACATGGAGACGCGCGCACACACCTCCCGCCTGGCCTGGCGGGACGCCGCCTCCCGGCTGCTGCACTCCGAGCCCTTCAAGAAGGAGGCAGCCATCGCCAAGCTGTACGCCTCCGAGGCAGCGGTCGACAACGCCCGGGAGGCGACCCAGATCCACGGCGGCTACGGCTTCATGAACGAGTACCCGGTCGCCCGGTTCTGGCGCGACTGCAAGATCCTGGAGATCGGCGAGGGCACCTCGGAGGTCCAGCGGATGCTCATCGCCCGGGAGCTCGGCATGACCTCCTGAACCACACCGGTCAGGACCGGAACGGGGGCGGGGCCGACACCCCGGCGTCGCTGTCGATCTGGTCGTAGCGCTCCAACGCCAGCTCGAACGCCGTCGGTTGGACGCGCACCGCGCCGGAGAACGGACCGCTCATCACCGTCACCATACTCACCCCGAACGCCACGGAGGCGCCCACGAAACACATCAGCACCAGGTTCCGCGGGTTGGAGGTCAGCCCGATCACCGAGGGGGTGGCCAGCACGAACACCGCCCCCACCAGCAGGCCGCCGATCGCCAGGACGGGCACCGACGCACGGAGATCACCCAGCCGCGCGTTCCGCTTGGCGTTGACCTCGGACAGGCTCCGCAGCACATCGGTCCGAGCACTCGCCTCGGTCTGGCTGTGCGCCGCGGCCTGGTCGACGGCGGCCCGCACCTGGTCGACCGCCCGCCAGGCGGCCTGACTCCCGGTGTCGTGCTGCATGGTGGACCACTCGTCGTCGATCACCACCCTGGTGTAGGCCCGCAGCCTGTTCCGCACCACGGGCCGGTCGGCGCTGGGCAGGCCCCCTGCGGTCCAGTAGGCCTCCGTGAGGGCCCGCGACTCCTCATAGGTGTGCTGACGCGCCGCGTTCAGCTGCTGCCAGGTGCCGGCGATGCTGAACCCCAGGAAGAGCGCGAAGAAGCCGAGGATCGCCGCCCCGGCGAAGGACATCGCCTGCGGCGTCGTCGACCCTTCGCGCGCTCGTTTGGTGCGTCCCAGCAGCAAGCCGATCACCAGCGCCAGCGCCGCGCCCGACAGGGCGGCGAGGGCGACGGTCAGCATCGCGGCCCGACCATGCCCGCGCCGCCGGTCACTGGAGCACGCTCCGACTCGTTCCTTGACTCGACAACAGTTGCGCTGTCAACGACCCCCGCGCCAGGCCCCTGGCGGGGCACGCCTCGCCCCGCTGCCGCCGTCGGTGTTATCACCGTCGGCATTGTCACCGTTGTGTTCGGCACCGTCGTCGTCAACGCCGTCCCCGGTTCCGGACGGTGAACGCCGCCGCCAGCACGCACAGCACCGGCAGGAGGATCGCCAGCAGGAGCATCATCACTTCGGTGCTGTCCCATGGGTTGTCCTCCTCGCCGGGGGGCCAGTCCTCCGCCGCGTACTGGTCCGCTGTCTGGGTGCCCGCAGAACGACCGGTCGTGGCCCCCGGCTGCTGCGAGCCTGCGGCAGGGCTCACCCCTTGGTCGGGCGAGCGGCCCGAACCGGGCGAGGACCCGGACGCCGGTCCGGACGCGGGCCTTGCCGTGCCCTGATTGCCCGCTGCGGCACCAACGGGGTTCCCGGCGAACGGAGTTGCCGCTCCGATCGGCCCGGGAGCGGCGAAGGGCGAGGCCGGGCGGGCGAAGGCGGTTCCGCCCGGGAGCAGCGCGGGCGCCTGCCCGGGGAGGAACGGGACGAGCAGCTGTCCCGCCAGGGCTGCGGCCTCTGCTGCG
The window above is part of the Kitasatospora sp. NA04385 genome. Proteins encoded here:
- a CDS encoding TetR/AcrR family transcriptional regulator; its protein translation is MPNRAPAPALPRRDQIRKEAARLFAARGFLGVGVDEIGKAVGISGPGLYRHFAGKDAMLADLLVGISERLLEEGRRREGEADGPRAALDSLIDGHVDFALDDRDLITLHDRELLHLKETDRRRVRRLQRGYVELWVTVVREAFPPLAAPEAEPVARAAVHAVFGLLNSTPHSAAPQSAQSGQATPGAQADAGSERTGLARDSMAALLRALAQGAFAAAAAEVEGARPTA
- a CDS encoding carboxyl transferase domain-containing protein: MVLSSAQTPPWSSAPARDAGPAAPDAPPFRAADAPAPRLESTVDPSSPAGLANARAHRELVAELRGKLAAAALGGGEKARAKHVARGKLLPRERVDTLLDPGSPFLELAPLAADGLYDGAAPAAGVIAGIGRVAGREVLVVANDATVKGGTYYPMTVKKHLRAQEVALENRLPCVYLVDSGGAFLPMQDEVFPDRDHFGRIFYNQARLSAAGIPQIAAVLGSCTAGGAYVPAMSDEAVIVRNQGTIFLGGPPLVKAATGEVVTAEELGGGDLHSRTSGVTDHLAEDDAHALSIVRTIVAGLGPRAARPWPLAPVEPPAVDPAGLYCVVPVDPRTPYDVREVIARLVDGSRFAEFKAEYGTTLVTGFARIHGHPVGIVANNGVLFAESALKGAHFVELCDQRGIPLLFLQNITGFMVGRQYEAGGIAKHGAKMVTAVACTRVPKLTVVIGGSYGAGNYSMCGRAYSPRFLWMWPNAKISVMGGEQAASVLATVRRDQLEARGEPWSAEDEDGFKRPVREQYERQGNAYYATARLWDDGVIDPLQTRTALGLALTACANAPLAEPRPFGVFRM
- a CDS encoding biotin carboxylase N-terminal domain-containing protein, whose amino-acid sequence is MFDTVLVANRGEIALRVIRTLRRLGVRSVAVHSDADADAPHVRAADLAVRLGPADRSDSSAAETYLRSDLILEAARRTGAQAVHPGYGFLAENSAFAEACAGAGLVFIGPPPAAVELMGDKINAKEAVRTAGVPVVPGSEDGSPSDEQLVEAAARIGYPVLLKPSAGGGGKGMRLVRDPAELPAELAAARRVARTAFGDDTLLLERWVDQPRHIEVQVLADTHGRTVHLGERECSLQRRHQKLIEEAPSVLLNPRTRAAMGAAAVRAAEACGYTGAGTVEFIVPGGGSAGPDGDDVLDFFFMEMNTRLQVEHPVTELAVAVDGPEGPQRLDLVEWQLRVAAGEALPFAQSDVSFLGHAIEARICAEDPERDFLPTGGEVLLLDEPSGEGVRVDSGIAPGDRVGSLYDPMLAKVIAYGPDRPTAIRRLRAALAATRILGVTTNTGYLRRLLAQPEVTAGLLDTGLVERSAQQDASLLSSPYTRPGSIDLLYFAAALLRQLELGRADASDGWTDPFSLPSGWRLGGEAAWTAHRLRLPGREPVTVSCRMITNGEVEAASGFSATTAPDWEVRLDGGPARRARASRSGNLLRLAVDGLQATFTVAPEHTPDGVAHWLGVDGDAWPVHPFDAIAERAAAGTAHHGTLTAPMPGTVTVVKVEPGELVRRGQALLVLEAMKMEHVISAPHDGTVADLRVSAGATVAMDAPLVTVEAAEDSSAAEPLPEAAR
- a CDS encoding hydroxymethylglutaryl-CoA lyase; the protein is MDLGLPQPVRDPGLPARVRVHEVGARDGLQNESALVPVEVKAEFVARLAAAGLRTVEATSFVHPKWVPQLADAEELMPRLAGLPGRYPGLRLPVLVPNERGLDRALAHHATEVAVFASATETFARRNLNRSADEAMAMFRPVVERAAEAGVPVRGYLSMCFGDPWEGPVPVEQVVRHGLALLEMGCAELSLGDTIGVATPGHVNALIDAFTRSGAPVERLAVHFHDTYGQALANTLAALRSGVTVVDASAGGLGGCPYAKSATGNLATEDLVWMLNGLGVETGVDLAALAATSGWMARHLGRPSPSRTVRALLGPAD
- a CDS encoding acyl-CoA dehydrogenase family protein, producing MLDHRLSSEYEELRRTVAEFANDVVAPKIGEYYEQNEFPYEIVREMGRMGLFGLPFPEEYGGMGGDYFALCLALEELARVDSSVAITLEAAVSLGAMPIHLFGTEEQKREWLPKLTSGEVLGAFGLTEPEGGTDAGATRTTARYDEATDEWVINGSKCFITNSGTEVTGLVTVTALTEPITHSSDGSANPSPTREISSIIVPTGTPGFQVSKKYSKVGWNASDTRELSFTDCRVPAANLLGRRGRGYAQFLRILDEGRIAIAALATGLAQGCVDQSLAYAGTRRAFGRPIGANQVIQFKLADMETRAHTSRLAWRDAASRLLHSEPFKKEAAIAKLYASEAAVDNAREATQIHGGYGFMNEYPVARFWRDCKILEIGEGTSEVQRMLIARELGMTS
- a CDS encoding DUF4239 domain-containing protein, which codes for MLTVALAALSGAALALVIGLLLGRTKRAREGSTTPQAMSFAGAAILGFFALFLGFSIAGTWQQLNAARQHTYEESRALTEAYWTAGGLPSADRPVVRNRLRAYTRVVIDDEWSTMQHDTGSQAAWRAVDQVRAAVDQAAAHSQTEASARTDVLRSLSEVNAKRNARLGDLRASVPVLAIGGLLVGAVFVLATPSVIGLTSNPRNLVLMCFVGASVAFGVSMVTVMSGPFSGAVRVQPTAFELALERYDQIDSDAGVSAPPPFRS